In Gammaproteobacteria bacterium, the following proteins share a genomic window:
- the rpsJ gene encoding 30S ribosomal protein S10 produces VDTAQRTGATITGPVPLPTEKNVYCVIRSPFKDKDSREHFEVRTHKRLIDIHSPTPKTVDSLMRLDLPAGVDIEIKL; encoded by the coding sequence CGTCGACACGGCTCAGCGCACCGGCGCCACCATCACCGGTCCCGTGCCGCTGCCCACCGAGAAGAACGTGTACTGCGTGATCCGCTCGCCGTTCAAGGACAAGGACTCGCGGGAGCACTTCGAGGTGCGGACGCACAAGCGACTGATCGACATCCATTCGCCGACGCCGAAGACGGTCGACTCGCTGATGCGGCTCGACCTCCCGGCCGGCGTCGACATCGAGATCAAGTTGTAG